TCGGCGCGGCTGGCACCTTCGACAAGTACGACGTTTCAATCCGGCTCGGCAAACAGAACTTTCTTTGTCACTACTGTCTACAGCCGCTCATCCTGCACGGCCCCGGCAAGTACCAGATTGACCACTTCATTCCGCTCAGCAGAGGAGGCAGTAACTATGCAAACAACCTCGTCATTGCC
This genomic stretch from Deinococcus ruber harbors:
- a CDS encoding HNH endonuclease; translation: MQNYSIRDKVKATHKRRAKAVGAAGTFDKYDVSIRLGKQNFLCHYCLQPLILHGPGKYQIDHFIPLSRGGSNYANNLVIA